A region of Coccinella septempunctata chromosome 5, icCocSept1.1, whole genome shotgun sequence DNA encodes the following proteins:
- the LOC123313398 gene encoding 23 kDa integral membrane protein-like has translation MPIGTTGQIIKVVLIVILIILLVIEFFTLFVGLAFVILPGVKKTLVHYGLFMVIVAGLLICLAFVGLCGAVRECYLKLFVFAGLLIAVLLVSLLVHLFMLPPEDDVQEKMLFPNHHMQKTFGIDKRNIENISVYSMKIWDNAHRKFKCCGLNGPNSWLEMNRSIPQSCCHFKDNSSDPISEFCKGSNYGEYVYSKGCAKFQKYEAWKGSIASPSGSAVEGPPDEASNITMVTIIRTAGYFIQLAAVVLAIWLGILILLSYHCGYY, from the exons GTAATCGAATTCTTCACACTCTTCGTGGGATTGGCTTTTGTTATCCTTCCTGGAGTCAAAAAAACCCTTGTTCACTATGGATTATTCATGGTGATAGTGGCTGGATTACTCATTTGTCTTGCATTTGTTGGACTTTGTGGAGCTGTCAGGGAATGCTACTTGAAACTATTTGTG TTTGCTGGTCTCCTAATTGCCGTCTTGCTGGTTTCTCTGTTGGTTCATCTGTTCATGTTACCACCCGAAGATGATGTGCAGGAGAAGATGCTATTCCCAAATCACCATATGCAAAAGACCTTCGGAATAGATAAACgaaatatagaaaatatatcCGTGTATTCGATGAAAATATGGGATAACGCTCACCGGAAG TTCAAGTGTTGTGGACTGAATGGACCCAATAGTTGGTTAGAAATGAACAGGAGTATCCCTCAAAGTTGCTGCCACTTCAAAGATAACTCATCAGATCCTATCTCGGAGTTTTGCAAAGGAAGTAATTATGGAGAGTACGTCTACTCGAAGGGATGTGCAAAGTTCCAGAAATACGAGGCATGGAAGGGTTCCATAGCTTCTCCGTCTGGGTCTGCCGTTGAGGGCCCGCCGGATGAAGCAAGCAATATAACTATGGTAACAATCATTCGAACTGCAGGATACTTCATCCAG TTGGCTGCTGTGGTTTTAGCCATTTGGCTTGGAATACTGATTCTACTTTCTTACCATTGTGGATATTACTAA